Proteins encoded together in one Chryseobacterium sp. G0201 window:
- a CDS encoding diphthine--ammonia ligase has protein sequence MKPKAIFNWSSGKDSALALYKTLQENRFEITSLLTSVNEEFQRISMHGVHKDLLQQQASSLGIPLMTMQIPKEPTMEQYREIMISTMDKIKSQGNTHSIFGDIFLEDLRKYREEQLQSIGMEAVFPLWKNDTTELIHEFLNLGFKTIVTCVNETYLDKSFAGKIIDKYFINDLPKTVDPCGENGEFHTFTFDGPIFKNPIQFEIGETIKKTYPKPKSEENDADGEYVFWFCDLISK, from the coding sequence ATGAAGCCCAAAGCCATTTTCAACTGGAGCAGCGGAAAAGATTCTGCCCTTGCCTTATATAAAACCTTACAAGAAAACCGTTTTGAGATCACTTCCCTTCTTACGAGTGTGAACGAAGAATTTCAACGGATTTCTATGCATGGCGTTCATAAAGATCTTTTGCAACAACAGGCTTCAAGTCTCGGAATTCCATTAATGACAATGCAAATTCCCAAAGAACCGACAATGGAGCAATATCGTGAGATCATGATTTCAACGATGGATAAAATAAAATCTCAAGGAAATACACATTCAATTTTTGGAGATATTTTTTTGGAAGATCTCCGAAAATATCGTGAGGAACAATTACAATCTATCGGAATGGAAGCCGTTTTTCCACTCTGGAAAAATGATACAACCGAGCTCATTCATGAATTTTTAAATCTTGGTTTTAAAACAATAGTCACATGTGTGAATGAAACTTATTTAGATAAAAGCTTCGCAGGAAAAATTATTGATAAATATTTCATTAATGATTTACCCAAAACTGTTGATCCTTGTGGAGAAAACGGCGAATTTCACACCTTTACTTTTGACGGACCTATTTTTAAAAATCCAATTCAGTTTGAAATTGGAGAAACAATAAAGAAAACGTATCCCAAACCAAAATCAGAAGAAAATGACGCTGATGGAGAATATGTTTTCTGGTTTTGTGATCTGATCTCGAAATA